The Salminus brasiliensis chromosome 14, fSalBra1.hap2, whole genome shotgun sequence genome contains the following window.
CTTGAGCACTATCTGGGGAGTCCCTTCCAAATTGACTCCTCACAAGGCTTTCAGGGTTCTCAGTGGCCGCAGGATTGACACTGCTACTCAGCCACATGGATAGAGGTGTTTGCAACTGCTGAGGAGGAGGTTGAACTGAAGGTTCCTTTACTAGTTGGGGTTCCTGTCCAGGAGCCCCCATGGCATCAAAAGGCAGTGCAAGGTTTGGGCTAAGCATTTCCCGGTTAGGTTTATACCAGCTTGGGTAGAGTTTGGTCTCTTCATCTGCTGGTACAGGGACACACTGGTTTCTCAAGCCACCTGCCTCAGGCTCCTCACACCCTAACACTGGCTGGCCCTTGTAAAGGGTAATGGGAGATAAGAATGTAGCTTGCAAAGGCTGAACATTATTGTGGGACATAACCGCTACCTGTTGCACCACTAAACATGGACTAGTTTCCTATTAATAACGCCATTCAAACAGATACAAGAGAAGGTAAAAGGAGTTACCTGTTGGGTGCTCAACCCATTTTTCCCACATAGGACGTCATTTTTTGTTTCTGCATGTGGCTGGGTATCCTCCTTTGTCTCAGGCACAGCGCTATTTATCACCAAGTTTTCTGACTTCAGATCCTGATCTAACACAGCGTCCTCTACTGGACTGCGCCCTGGTtcaggctcaggctcaggctccATTTCAGGTTCTGTCTCTGGCTGTGGCTCAGGGTCTGATTCTGGTTCAGGTTCTTCTGGAGTCTCTTCAACTTCGTCTTCAGCTGCAGAGTAAACAGCAGTGATATGATTCTCAGTTGAATTGCTGGGTTTggaacacatgcatttgttgattACTCAAGTCTCACCTTGGAAAAAGTCTAGCTGGTAGAGGGCCCTCTCCTCAGCATTGAAATCAACCTCATAGTGATCCATGTTTTCATATCCAGGCACTAAAGTCTCCATTGGGGTGCATTTAGTTGCCTCGCTGACCCTACAAGAGCAGGAATCAATGGTTAGCAATGGCGTAAAAGCTGGAGACAAAATCTGCTCAGTCATATATAAACAGAAGCCTACCTTTCTATAAGGCTTTTTGAGTCCTACAAGAGAGCAGAAAACACACCATCAAAACCACCTTAAAACTGGCATGATAAGAAATCTAGTGAACCCTCCACAGAACCTTGGGGAAACCTACACAAATGTTGGAAGTACTGTGTACCTGCAGAAACGCAGCCATCTCCGGCTCTTCCATGGCGCTGAAGGCTGTCTGCATTAATTTGGAGTTGGTGTCAACATGCTCGCCGTAGGTTTGGACCAAGCTTCGGGCCCAACCAGTCTTTTCATCCTGCTCATATGTGATTTGCTGTACCATGATCTTACGCCTCTCTTCCAGGATGGTAGACATACGATCAAACTTCTCACACAGTGCCTGCTTCTGGTTTGTGCCGTTCTCCTGTAGGGGAGAATACACATATTCGTCTTGCAGAAGTAATTAAGAAATGAGAGTTCAGGAAGTAGATGACTCCGCATGTGATAGAAGAAGATGGCTGCATTTCCTTAAAATGGGGTCAAACCTCAATATTCCTACAGATCTCCTCTAGATCGTTTATAAATGCCTGGATGCGTTCATTAGTGGCAACCAAGCATCCAATCCCTTCACTGAGTTCAGTCTGTAGTAAAAAAGGATACAGTTCATTTATTAGTCACATTGGAAAGCTTTGTAGGTTTGTTACTGCAGGAATATTTCTAGGAGTTATCTGCAGGATCTGGTTAGTTTTACCTTCTGCTGTTGATAGACTTCAGGTAGGGGAGCCACGTGACAGGTGCTGTGTGCCCCAAACACTTTACACAGTGAACAGGTGGGCAGCTGGCATGTGATGCAGTAAATATTGAGCTTTTCTCCTTCGTGCTCCTCACAGGTTATTTGTGCCGATGGTTTTGGTGGGGGCCTAGAGCTATAGACACATGGAAATTACACAACCTGAACAGCAACACACAACAAATTCCACcgtgttattatttatttaacacaaCATGGAAAAGCCATGTGTAAAAAGTAAGTACACCCCATGAAGCAGCGATAACTTGAagttataatttttttatttattagtatcaggaggaattttggcccactcttctttacaATGTTCCTTCAGGTAATTGAGGGTTGTGGGCATTCATTTATGTGGGCAGTTCTCTTTTTTTAAGGTCCTGTCACAGCATTTGAATATGGTTGTGGCTTGGACCTTGACAAGGCCATCGCAACTCTTTTTTTGTCCAACAGTCATTCTGTTGTAGATGTGTGCTTAGGATCCAATTTTCCACATCCATGTGTGGAAAGATTGGCAACTAAaagattaaaatgattaatgattTTTACTTGATCTTTCTCACTGAGTCTAACTTCTAATTGTTTGGAAATGGCCTTATAACCCTTATAGATTGATGGGCAGCAAGAATTGCTTCCCTAAGATCATTGCTGACATCTTCCCTTTGGCATTGGGTGTACGTAGCTTTTCACATATGCTTCTCAGGAGACCTCAGTAGACAACAATTTGAGCAGGCAATGCATTTCTGACCTTGCAGACTCTTGCCGGTACACATCAATGATATTTTCCACCAACAAATTTCGTGGAAGCCCATAAACGCCATGGCGGTCCAAAACAACATCATGTCGACAGGATGGACAGCGAAAGCGACCTCCAATCCCAATCTGCAACAGAGATGGCTGCAATCTGTTACTTAGTATGCTGTCCTCAGTCAGCCTTTACTAGCTCACTCTGACTTATTTTgtaactgttgttgttgtagctgCTTAGTGGGGCTCATGACCACCTGTACATGAACATGCATTTCTTGGAGCCAGTTTGGAGACATGTGGCCTCTGAACCAGGACAGAGTAATGTTACCCTTGACCATCAGCTGCTTCTGATTTAGCTTCTGTTGCTAAGGTAGGATATAAAGCATAACTTTGCGGAAATCCCCTTGTGTCCAGTATCCTTTTTTGACCCATTACTAATCCAGACTAAATTAGTGCACTCTTGTTAACAAGCATGTCTCGCTGGTGTCAGCATGGAGCCCAGATAAAGACAAATAACTTGCAGTTgcttcttctctccctctctgagggAAAGTGAGGGTACATGAGAGACCCTGATGTGAagtgagcgagagggagagagtgaaatGGACACAGTGAACGTCCTGAAATAGTCATGCTCTTTAAAGGCTTCAGCAGCTGAGACATATAGGTCGAATGGAAATCAGAATCCTCGCTTACTGCAGAGGAAGGCCTTGATACTGCACAGTGGGGTGTTTTCCTTGGTCTGTCGATTTACTTTGTTTAGTAATTACTACTAGTTCAAATTCCCTATAATTAGTCCCAGCGGACGGCTGAGGCGTTTGTAAGGCATTAGATCAGAGACTGGTCACTAGGACTATGGATCTCTGACCATTCTTCCTGCTCTCTTGTAAGCACTTTAAGATTGAGGAACAGTAACAGAACAATCATGGAGGATCTTAGAACTCCATGTGTCCTAAAGTAGGCTCACGTGCCATTTATACCCACTGAAATGTATAGTACCCCAGGAACCATCAGCCCTGCTCCTGTCCATCTTCTTAAATGACACATAACGCTAAAAATGACAACATAGTAGGGGAAGATAATAGGGAAAGAAGGTTTGAATCTCTTCTTAACTTTACTTctgacattaaaaataaaagattaaataAAAGACTGTGAGTGGACAAATGGAAAGGTGACAGGGTTCATCTGAGGGCAGATAAGTGGGCACCAGCGAGGATATTAGGAAGAGATGAAAATAGTGCAGAGGGCTGGATGTCAGGCCTTAAAGGCTTCACACGAAGAACGCGCTCTCTATTGTCCGTCCTGAGAGAGATTAGTCCACTAACAGCTCAAAGGGAGCAGATGTAGGGCAGACACTATATTTACACCAAAGCGTTCAGACTGAGGGCAGTCTTTTAAAGTCCTCACACCTGCTTGGGATCTGCATATTTACATGGTTATTGGCCAGGAGTACTCCAGTGCTTTGACACGGAGTGCCTGTACACGCATCATGCACAAAGCAAAACAACTATTGCTACATGCATGGcttcataaataaaacatagtTACAACATAAGCTGTGTACTCAAGGAAATGTGCATGcacataagcacacacacacaaaactgcaCAGGTCTGTGCCAAATAGCTGTCAGTGTGATGATCAGCTGGCATGTAGCAACTGTCTCAGTGTGCAGACAGATCAAAATCCACTAGTAATTCACAACAGACTGAGTACAAAGTCTTTATCACTCCTTCATCATCATTCAGATGCTGAGGATAAGAGGTTAATTATGGGCTTTGAATCTACCAAAGACACCACACAAACCTTTCGTTTTCCTTAATGTTCAGTAAAGTAGTTTTCACTTATAGTCAGAAACAGGTAATGACTGCTTGCAACCAGTTGCAGTTATATCTTCATAGATTTTTTGGTGGATTTGTAATTCCCAAGTTCAAGAATACACTGTTATCATATTTataattatcatcattattataatcatctacagttttgtttattatagTGGATGAAGTCCAGActttgtagtagtagtatatatatatatatatatatatatatatatatatatatatatatatatatatatatatatatatatatacacacacacacacacacacacacatacatatatatatatatatatatatatatatatatatatatatatatatatatatatatatatatatacatatacatacatatatatacacatatatatacacacatacatacactacacacctGCAGCGAGTCCAAAACACTGCTGCCCGGGTTCTGACTCGCAAGAGAAAGTGGGATCATTTTACACCTGCAGTCTGGTCActgcactggttacctgttTGTTTGAGAAGAAATTCTAAGGTtctaacaggtaaccagtgcatagtatatattaaaatattaaatcagAGCCTTACAATTTGTTCTATTTTAATAAGTATTTATCTAGGCCAAATTTTGGGGCAAAAATTTTCAGTTTTTAACATAGTTTTAACATTGTTTaggattttacattattattagttcctttttatttttttattatatatgttatttattatcatttattattttattttattattattattttatggaagtgtattattatatactgattaaaatacaatataattgtaatattgtaattactatttttttcccctatagaataataatgtaattgaAATAATGTGGCATGACAATTGTTGCTAAAATTCTGCATTTTCTCCCAAAACATTTAATAGCATTTGGTATCTTagtttaaaatattcaaatctgCATTCTATTGTATGTAAATCATTGGGTTTAAAGGTGATACTAAGCTTCTCTACTTTTTTGCCATtcacatttaatattttattcctTTTCACTGGGTTTAATTCCCTTCTATTCTGCTGCTTTAACACATGGAACTCTTTACTGTTGCTCACGCTTCTCAGCTTTATCATTTTATTCTTCAgtagaagagaagagtagagcgTGAGAAACATCCTTTCCTTTGCTGATGGATGACGGATGTTCCAATAAGTTCTATGCCAGTTCCTGCACTTCCACTGGGTACATATGGTCCACTTTTACTCAGGCCTTTTTTAAAGACCACTCTTAGCTCTGTTCTACCTACCTATAGTTACAATAGCAATGACTCACAAACCATGCCCACACTAACTGACATTGCCCTTCACTTTCTCAAAACTGGCAACTTAAGGGAGCTTACCAAGTAGAGTTCGTTGGCGCATTTACGGCAGAGATTGTGCTGGCAGGGCAGTATGACCACAGGTTTGGTGAACACCTCCAGGCAGATGGGACAGATGAGCTGTTTCTCTAGTGTGTCCAGGGAGGCGTCCCTGTGGAAAGAGCTCAGATCCAGTGGAAGAGACATGATAGTGCCCACCTCACTGTTCCAAGTCTTAATGATGTGCGTGTGATTAGATCTTCTCAGTGACCATCTTCAGCACTTGTACCCATGTGCTTCTGGCCTTCTCCATTTACTTTCATTTGGTTCTCTGTTGCTTTGACCTGTTCTTCCTCTCTGAGCTGTTCCTGGGCAGCAGGGCTTGGATAGTTGAGCTGTaggagtgagagtgtgtgtgtgtgtgtgtgtgggtgtatatgtGTTTAAAGGTGTCTGG
Protein-coding sequences here:
- the trim101 gene encoding tripartite motif containing 101; the encoded protein is MSLPLDLSSFHRDASLDTLEKQLICPICLEVFTKPVVILPCQHNLCRKCANELYLPSLLQIGIGGRFRCPSCRHDVVLDRHGVYGLPRNLLVENIIDVYRQESASSRPPPKPSAQITCEEHEGEKLNIYCITCQLPTCSLCKVFGAHSTCHVAPLPEVYQQQKTELSEGIGCLVATNERIQAFINDLEEICRNIEENGTNQKQALCEKFDRMSTILEERRKIMVQQITYEQDEKTGWARSLVQTYGEHVDTNSKLMQTAFSAMEEPEMAAFLQDSKSLIERVSEATKCTPMETLVPGYENMDHYEVDFNAEERALYQLDFFQAEDEVEETPEEPEPESDPEPQPETEPEMEPEPEPEPGRSPVEDAVLDQDLKSENLVINSAVPETKEDTQPHAETKNDVLCGKNGLSTQQGQPVLGCEEPEAGGLRNQCVPVPADEETKLYPSWYKPNREMLSPNLALPFDAMGAPGQEPQLVKEPSVQPPPQQLQTPLSMWLSSSVNPAATENPESLVRSQFGRDSPDSAQGHVAEVEKGVTELGDESARKESLTSLSLQAITLVFYILTFLVILQRVWGSIQCLLDT